One region of Pseudomonas alvandae genomic DNA includes:
- a CDS encoding YceI family protein codes for MFKRSFSHVVTTLLLACAALPAEADWYLDGESSRLSFISSKNGNVSEVQRFLVLHGQVQPKGLARLEVELESINSGIPLRDERMRAELFEIKQFAEATITAQLDLIPIQDLANGAQLELRLPVTVDLHGKQHEYNVQLLATRLDERRFQVVTLEPVVLNAADFDLAPGLETLRTLAGLSAISLSVPVNAVLIFTAR; via the coding sequence ATGTTCAAGCGGTCTTTCTCCCACGTTGTCACCACCTTGCTGCTGGCCTGCGCCGCGCTGCCGGCCGAGGCCGATTGGTATCTGGACGGCGAGTCGTCGCGGCTCTCTTTTATCAGCAGCAAAAACGGCAATGTCTCCGAGGTCCAGCGTTTCCTCGTGCTGCACGGCCAGGTCCAGCCCAAGGGCCTTGCGCGATTGGAGGTCGAACTCGAATCCATCAACAGCGGCATTCCCCTGCGGGACGAGCGCATGCGCGCCGAGTTGTTTGAAATCAAGCAGTTCGCCGAGGCCACCATCACTGCGCAGCTCGACCTGATACCGATCCAGGATTTGGCCAATGGCGCGCAACTGGAACTGCGCCTGCCGGTGACGGTGGATTTGCATGGCAAGCAGCACGAATACAACGTTCAACTGCTGGCGACGCGCCTGGACGAGCGTCGCTTCCAGGTCGTGACCCTGGAGCCAGTCGTGCTCAACGCAGCGGATTTCGATCTGGCGCCGGGTTTGGAAACGCTTCGAACATTAGCCGGATTGTCGGCCATCAGCCTGTCGGTGCCGGTGAATGCGGTACTGATCTTCACGGCGCGCTGA
- a CDS encoding serine hydrolase domain-containing protein, translated as MSKGWFLIPLLLLNLNAQAEDWPGEQWSSSPPPTGPAIEALEQYAFVPRDDATRQGIRTDALLVIQDGRLVYERYAGPTTAQTPHLTWSISKSLLATVFGVAYGEKRFALDDPAARYYPPLKRHPGMTLADLFHWASGLDWQEDYEYAPLNSSVVAMLYTRGRHDMAAFTAGHDSFSPPGQVFRYSSGDSNLLAAALKYIVGPASYADYPWTALFDPLGIRHATWETDASGTFVGSSYAYLTARDLARVGLLMQRDGRWGDRQLIPKDWIAFSREPFTRFQAGQDEAVPGGHWWLNRAADRTIRPWPDAPPDTFAALGHWGQALYIIPSARLVIVRYGDDRDGSYRHNELLKRAMAAFAGTVQP; from the coding sequence ATGTCCAAAGGCTGGTTCCTGATCCCGCTGTTGCTGCTCAACCTGAACGCCCAGGCCGAGGATTGGCCCGGTGAGCAATGGTCAAGCAGCCCGCCCCCCACGGGGCCGGCCATCGAAGCCCTGGAGCAATACGCCTTCGTACCGAGGGACGACGCTACCCGCCAAGGCATTCGCACCGACGCGCTGCTGGTGATCCAGGACGGTCGGTTGGTCTACGAACGCTACGCCGGGCCGACCACCGCCCAGACCCCGCACCTGACCTGGTCCATCAGCAAAAGCCTGCTGGCGACAGTATTCGGCGTGGCCTACGGTGAAAAACGCTTTGCCCTGGATGACCCGGCGGCCCGGTACTACCCGCCGCTGAAGCGACACCCGGGCATGACCCTGGCCGATCTGTTTCATTGGGCGTCCGGCCTGGACTGGCAAGAAGACTACGAATACGCGCCGCTCAATTCTTCGGTCGTGGCGATGCTCTATACCCGCGGACGCCACGACATGGCGGCGTTCACCGCCGGGCACGACAGCTTCAGCCCGCCCGGCCAGGTGTTCCGCTATTCCAGCGGCGACAGCAATCTGCTGGCGGCAGCGCTTAAATATATCGTCGGCCCGGCGAGCTATGCCGATTATCCCTGGACAGCCTTGTTCGATCCCTTGGGCATCCGTCACGCGACCTGGGAAACCGACGCCAGCGGCACGTTTGTCGGTTCGTCCTATGCCTATCTCACGGCTCGGGACCTGGCGCGTGTCGGCCTGTTGATGCAACGGGATGGCCGTTGGGGCGATCGACAATTGATTCCCAAGGATTGGATTGCGTTCAGCCGCGAGCCGTTCACCCGCTTCCAGGCCGGTCAGGACGAAGCCGTGCCCGGCGGACACTGGTGGCTCAATCGCGCCGCTGACCGAACGATCCGCCCGTGGCCGGACGCGCCACCCGATACCTTCGCTGCTCTTGGGCATTGGGGCCAGGCGCTGTACATCATTCCCAGCGCCAGGTTGGTGATCGTGCGCTACGGCGACGATCGCGACGGCAGCTATCGTCACAACGAATTGCTCAAGCGCGCCATGGCGGCTTTCGCCGGGACGGTGCAGCCATGA
- a CDS encoding TetR family transcriptional regulator has translation MVRRTKEEALETRNQILEAAEKAFFERGVARTTLADIATLAGVTRGAIYWHFSNKADLLQAMLDTLHEPLDELARASESEEEVDPLGCIRKLLVRLFQQVALDPKTRRINEILFHKCEFTDEMCDLRQQRRQVSLDCNVRIALSLRNAMKRGQLPDDLDPERAAVAIHAYIDGILYQWLLAPDSFALAGEAERWVETGLDMLHLSPSLRK, from the coding sequence ATGGTCCGTCGTACCAAAGAGGAGGCTCTGGAGACTCGCAACCAGATACTCGAAGCGGCCGAAAAAGCGTTCTTCGAGCGAGGCGTGGCGCGCACCACGCTGGCTGACATCGCGACGCTCGCCGGTGTGACGCGGGGCGCCATCTACTGGCATTTCAGCAACAAGGCGGATCTGCTCCAGGCCATGCTCGATACGTTGCATGAACCGCTCGATGAGCTGGCACGCGCCAGTGAGAGCGAAGAGGAGGTCGATCCCTTGGGATGCATACGCAAACTGCTGGTGCGGTTGTTCCAGCAGGTGGCCCTGGATCCGAAAACCCGACGCATCAACGAGATTCTTTTCCATAAATGCGAGTTCACCGATGAAATGTGTGACCTGCGCCAGCAGCGGCGGCAGGTCAGCCTCGACTGTAATGTGCGTATTGCGCTGTCGCTGCGCAATGCGATGAAACGCGGCCAGTTGCCGGATGACCTGGATCCCGAAAGGGCGGCGGTGGCCATTCATGCTTACATTGACGGCATCCTCTACCAGTGGCTGCTGGCCCCCGACAGCTTCGCACTGGCAGGTGAAGCGGAGCGCTGGGTGGAAACCGGGCTGGACATGCTGCACTTGAGCCCTAGCCTGCGCAAATGA
- the olsB gene encoding L-ornithine N(alpha)-acyltransferase, with protein MTQIARIRDTGNERRLQAERLIGAQALHEAQALRFNVFSGEFNAKLKGAEMGLDMDDYDVHCAHIGVRDLNTGRLVATTRLLDHQAASSLGRFYSEEEFALHGLVHLQGPILEIGRTCVDPAYRNGGTIAVLWGELAEVLNEGGYSYLMGCASIPMQDGGIQAQAIMQRLRERYLCTEHLQAVPKKPLPSLDVPSNVIAEMPPLLKAYMRLGAKICGEPCWDEDFQVADVFILLKRDELCPRYARHFKAAV; from the coding sequence ATGACCCAGATCGCCCGCATCCGCGACACCGGCAATGAACGCCGCCTGCAAGCCGAACGCCTGATCGGCGCCCAGGCCTTGCACGAAGCACAGGCCCTGCGCTTCAACGTCTTCAGCGGCGAATTCAACGCCAAGCTCAAAGGCGCGGAAATGGGTCTGGACATGGATGATTATGATGTTCACTGCGCCCACATCGGCGTACGCGACCTGAACACCGGCCGCCTCGTAGCCACCACTCGGCTGCTCGACCACCAGGCCGCCAGTAGCCTGGGCCGGTTCTACAGCGAAGAAGAATTCGCCCTCCACGGCCTGGTTCATCTGCAAGGCCCGATCCTGGAAATCGGCCGTACCTGCGTCGACCCGGCCTACCGCAACGGCGGCACCATCGCGGTGCTCTGGGGCGAACTGGCCGAAGTCCTCAACGAAGGCGGCTACAGCTACCTGATGGGTTGCGCGAGCATCCCGATGCAGGACGGCGGCATCCAGGCCCAGGCGATCATGCAGCGCCTGCGCGAACGCTACCTGTGCACCGAACACCTGCAGGCGGTCCCGAAAAAGCCCTTGCCGAGCCTGGACGTACCGTCCAACGTCATCGCCGAGATGCCACCGTTGCTCAAGGCCTACATGCGCCTGGGCGCGAAGATTTGCGGCGAGCCGTGCTGGGACGAAGATTTCCAGGTGGCCGACGTGTTCATCCTGCTCAAGCGCGACGAACTCTGCCCACGCTACGCCCGTCACTTCAAGGCAGCGGTCTGA
- a CDS encoding lysophospholipid acyltransferase family protein yields MSRLRVYARIARVLLVVALGLSMASVFGLFERLGVANSMVRRQRWSRFFMTRLTNALPFSVTVHGQLPRQPMLWVSNHVSWTDIPLLGMLTPLSFLSKAEVRTWPVAGWLAAKAGSLFIRRGSGDSQLIRKQMSRHLEQAHPLLMFPEGTTTDGRSLRTFHGRLLSAAIDADVALQPVAIRYLRNGEPDSLAPFIGDDDLLSHLMRLFANDRGDVEIHLLEPIACHGQERAVLAFLAQQAVHRALFGEMPEKQPVPVRPAAIAA; encoded by the coding sequence ATGAGCCGGTTGCGGGTGTACGCGCGCATCGCGCGAGTATTGCTGGTGGTGGCGCTGGGCCTGAGCATGGCCAGCGTGTTCGGCCTGTTCGAACGCCTGGGCGTTGCCAACTCCATGGTCCGTCGCCAGCGTTGGTCGCGATTTTTCATGACGCGGTTGACCAATGCCCTGCCCTTTTCGGTGACGGTCCACGGCCAACTGCCGCGACAGCCAATGCTGTGGGTCAGCAATCACGTGTCCTGGACCGACATTCCGCTGCTGGGCATGCTCACGCCGCTGTCGTTCCTGTCCAAGGCCGAAGTGCGCACCTGGCCGGTGGCCGGCTGGCTGGCTGCCAAGGCCGGCAGCCTGTTCATCCGTCGCGGTTCGGGCGACAGCCAGCTGATCCGCAAACAGATGAGCCGTCATCTTGAACAGGCTCATCCGTTGTTGATGTTCCCGGAAGGCACCACCACCGATGGCCGTTCACTGCGCACCTTCCACGGTCGCCTGTTGTCAGCGGCCATCGATGCCGACGTCGCGTTGCAACCGGTGGCGATCCGTTACCTACGCAACGGTGAACCGGATTCGCTGGCGCCATTCATTGGCGATGATGATTTGCTGTCGCACCTGATGCGGCTGTTCGCCAATGATCGCGGCGACGTGGAAATCCATCTGTTGGAACCGATTGCCTGCCACGGCCAGGAACGCGCGGTACTGGCGTTCCTGGCGCAGCAGGCGGTGCACCGGGCGTTGTTTGGCGAGATGCCAGAGAAGCAGCCAGTGCCGGTGCGGCCGGCGGCGATTGCGGCTTGA
- a CDS encoding ArsR/SmtB family transcription factor, whose translation MPLDLDEIIKALAHPVRRDILNWLKDPKVQFPEQLHNHEFGICAGQIDQRCGLSQSTVSAHLAVLQRAGLITSQKVGQWHFFKRNEEVIQQFLKQMSQEL comes from the coding sequence ATGCCCCTCGACCTCGACGAAATAATAAAAGCCCTGGCGCACCCAGTACGGCGAGACATCCTCAACTGGCTCAAGGACCCCAAGGTCCAGTTTCCCGAGCAGTTGCACAACCATGAATTCGGCATTTGTGCCGGCCAGATCGACCAGCGTTGCGGCCTGTCGCAATCCACGGTCTCCGCACATCTGGCGGTGCTGCAACGGGCCGGGTTGATCACCAGCCAGAAGGTCGGTCAGTGGCACTTCTTCAAACGCAACGAGGAAGTGATCCAACAGTTCCTCAAGCAAATGAGCCAAGAGCTCTGA
- a CDS encoding efflux RND transporter periplasmic adaptor subunit: protein MQFKPAVTALVTAIALASLLSGCKKEEAAPAPPPPQVGVVTLKTQPFTLTSELPGRTSAFRVAEVRPQVNGIILKRLFKEGADVKAGQQLYQIDPAVYEATLKSAEANLRSTKSIADRYQQLVNEQAVSRQEYDTAVANRLESEANLQTAQINVRYTKVYAPISGRIGRSSVTEGALVSNGQTDALATIQQLDPIYVDVTQSSVELLQLRRELESGRLQKAGDNAAMVKLTLEDGSQYPHEGKLEFSEVSVDQTTGSVTLRAVFPNPDHTLLPGMFVHAQLQAGVNSASILAPQQGVTRDLKGAPTALVVGPDNKVELRQLKASRTVGSQWLIEDGLKAGDRVITEGLQFVRPGVEVKATEATNVNTKNPAPAQAADKAAGGKGE from the coding sequence ATGCAATTCAAGCCAGCTGTTACCGCTCTGGTCACTGCCATCGCCCTGGCATCGCTGCTCAGCGGATGCAAAAAGGAAGAGGCTGCCCCTGCGCCTCCCCCTCCCCAGGTCGGTGTGGTAACCCTCAAGACCCAGCCCTTTACCCTGACCTCCGAACTGCCGGGCCGCACCAGTGCGTTCCGCGTCGCGGAAGTGCGCCCGCAGGTCAACGGCATCATTCTCAAGCGCCTTTTCAAGGAAGGTGCCGACGTCAAGGCCGGCCAGCAGCTCTACCAGATCGACCCGGCCGTCTATGAGGCGACCCTCAAGAGTGCCGAGGCCAACCTGCGCTCCACCAAGTCGATTGCCGATCGCTACCAGCAACTGGTCAACGAACAGGCCGTAAGCCGGCAGGAATACGACACCGCCGTGGCCAATCGCCTGGAGTCGGAAGCCAACCTGCAGACTGCCCAGATCAACGTGCGCTACACCAAGGTCTATGCGCCTATTTCCGGTCGCATCGGTCGCTCCTCGGTGACTGAAGGCGCCTTGGTGAGCAACGGTCAGACCGATGCCCTGGCGACCATCCAGCAACTGGACCCGATCTACGTTGACGTGACGCAGAGCTCCGTCGAGCTGCTGCAACTGCGCCGCGAGCTGGAAAGCGGGCGCCTGCAAAAGGCAGGCGACAATGCCGCCATGGTCAAGCTGACGCTGGAAGACGGCAGTCAGTATCCCCACGAGGGCAAACTGGAATTTTCCGAAGTTTCGGTCGACCAGACCACTGGTTCGGTGACCTTGCGCGCCGTGTTCCCCAACCCTGACCACACCTTGCTGCCGGGCATGTTCGTCCACGCGCAACTGCAGGCCGGCGTGAACAGCGCGTCGATCCTGGCACCGCAGCAAGGCGTGACCCGTGACCTCAAGGGTGCGCCGACCGCCCTGGTCGTTGGCCCCGACAACAAGGTCGAACTGCGTCAGCTCAAGGCCAGCCGCACCGTTGGCAGCCAATGGCTGATCGAAGACGGGCTCAAGGCCGGCGATCGCGTGATCACCGAGGGGTTGCAGTTCGTACGCCCGGGCGTGGAAGTCAAAGCCACCGAGGCCACCAACGTCAATACCAAGAACCCGGCCCCCGCACAGGCAGCTGATAAAGCCGCCGGCGGCAAAGGGGAGTAA
- a CDS encoding MFS transporter, producing MPLSLFILALSAFAIGTTEFVIMGLLPDVAADLGVSIPGAGWLVTGYALGVAIGAPFMALATARLPRKAALVALMAIFIIGNLLCAVASDYNVLMLARVVTALCHGAFFGIGSVVAAGLVAPNKRASAVALMFTGLTLANVLGVPLGTALGQQAGWRSTFWAVTIIGVVALIGLIRFLPAKRDEEKLDMRSELVALKGAGLWLSLSMTALFSASVFTLFTYVAPLLGEVTGVSPRGVTWTLVLIGLGLTLGNIIGGKLADKSLANTLMGVFLTMAVVSTILSWTSVALIPTEITLFLWATACFAAVPALQVNVVTFGKDAPNLVSTLNIGAFNIGNALGAWVGGSVIDHGLGLTSVPLAAGALAVLALLVTLITFRQGGNADLAPATH from the coding sequence ATGCCCCTTTCCCTCTTCATCCTGGCGCTGAGCGCCTTCGCCATCGGCACGACGGAATTCGTCATCATGGGCTTGTTGCCCGACGTGGCGGCGGACCTCGGCGTGTCGATTCCCGGCGCCGGCTGGCTGGTCACCGGCTACGCCCTGGGCGTGGCCATCGGTGCGCCGTTCATGGCCCTGGCCACCGCGCGGCTGCCGCGCAAGGCCGCGCTGGTGGCGCTGATGGCGATCTTCATCATTGGCAACCTGCTCTGCGCCGTCGCCAGCGACTACAACGTGCTGATGCTTGCGCGAGTCGTCACCGCCCTGTGCCACGGTGCGTTCTTCGGCATCGGTTCGGTGGTCGCCGCCGGCCTGGTGGCGCCGAACAAGCGTGCCTCGGCCGTGGCCCTGATGTTCACCGGCCTGACCCTGGCCAACGTGCTTGGCGTACCGCTGGGCACCGCGCTGGGCCAGCAAGCCGGCTGGCGTTCGACCTTCTGGGCGGTAACGATCATCGGCGTAGTCGCCCTGATCGGCCTGATCCGCTTCCTGCCAGCCAAGCGCGACGAGGAAAAACTCGACATGCGTTCGGAGCTGGTGGCGCTCAAAGGGGCGGGCCTGTGGCTGTCGTTGAGCATGACCGCGCTGTTCTCCGCCTCGGTGTTCACCCTGTTCACCTACGTCGCCCCGCTGCTGGGTGAAGTGACCGGCGTATCGCCCCGTGGCGTGACGTGGACCCTGGTGCTGATCGGCCTAGGCCTGACCCTGGGCAACATCATCGGCGGCAAGCTGGCGGACAAGAGCCTGGCGAACACGCTGATGGGCGTATTCCTGACCATGGCGGTGGTGTCCACCATCTTGAGCTGGACCAGCGTGGCGTTGATCCCGACCGAGATCACGCTGTTCCTCTGGGCCACCGCCTGTTTCGCCGCGGTGCCGGCACTGCAGGTCAACGTGGTGACCTTCGGCAAAGACGCACCCAACCTGGTGTCCACCCTGAACATCGGCGCCTTCAACATCGGCAACGCCCTGGGCGCCTGGGTCGGCGGCAGCGTCATCGACCATGGCCTGGGCCTGACTTCCGTGCCCCTGGCGGCGGGCGCGCTGGCCGTGCTCGCGCTGCTGGTGACCCTGATCACTTTCCGCCAGGGCGGCAATGCCGACCTGGCCCCTGCCACTCACTGA
- a CDS encoding acyl-CoA dehydrogenase — protein sequence MPWQTLIERGERLPAWADLAEGYAALLHRLGTVTPFELAVVGARSMATPGLAFLVGYQAALRTLWPSAPQSLGALCATEQRSLRPADMQTRLTDLRVSGRKDFVTAGDAAEWLLIAARSESPEDERPRLSLAVAYAGEPGVVLEKLPGLPFMPEISHGRVLLEGALCELLAGDGWDAYVKPFRTLEDLYVLSAMTAWLYGVGQECAWPQALRLRLLALLAGCAEASRHNPSSAATHVLLGGLFVQFQGLEAELNDALAGGPAAWREMWGRDKAVMDIAAGARAKRLDKALG from the coding sequence ATGCCTTGGCAAACCCTGATCGAACGCGGCGAGCGGTTGCCCGCCTGGGCGGATCTGGCTGAAGGTTATGCCGCGTTGTTGCACCGCCTGGGGACGGTCACGCCGTTCGAGTTGGCCGTGGTCGGGGCGCGGTCGATGGCGACGCCTGGGTTGGCGTTCCTGGTGGGCTATCAGGCGGCGCTGCGGACGCTTTGGCCGAGCGCGCCGCAAAGTCTCGGCGCGTTGTGTGCCACCGAGCAGCGCAGCCTGCGGCCGGCAGATATGCAGACCCGCCTGACCGACTTGCGAGTGAGCGGGCGCAAGGATTTCGTCACCGCTGGCGATGCCGCCGAATGGCTGTTGATCGCGGCCCGAAGCGAGTCGCCGGAAGACGAGCGCCCGCGATTGAGCCTGGCGGTGGCCTACGCAGGCGAACCGGGTGTGGTGCTGGAAAAACTCCCGGGCCTGCCCTTCATGCCGGAGATCAGCCATGGTCGGGTGCTGTTGGAGGGCGCGCTGTGCGAATTGCTGGCGGGTGACGGCTGGGACGCCTACGTCAAACCGTTTCGTACCCTGGAAGACCTTTATGTGCTCAGCGCGATGACTGCATGGTTGTATGGCGTCGGGCAAGAATGCGCCTGGCCCCAGGCGTTGCGACTGCGCCTGTTGGCGCTGCTCGCCGGGTGCGCGGAGGCGAGCCGCCACAATCCTTCGAGCGCTGCCACGCATGTGCTGCTGGGTGGCCTGTTCGTCCAGTTCCAAGGGCTCGAAGCCGAACTGAACGACGCCTTGGCCGGTGGACCTGCGGCGTGGCGTGAGATGTGGGGGCGTGACAAGGCGGTGATGGACATTGCGGCGGGGGCGCGGGCCAAGCGGTTGGACAAGGCGTTGGGGTAG
- a CDS encoding amidase, translating to MMRKVSLTLMAVLLVALFGWVWQERVALRAFPGVISAYTAKEYCSCRYVMQQPAEYCRGYVKQSVPTNDFLDTPEAKRITVSGLGRSHSARWIGERQGCRLE from the coding sequence ATGATGCGCAAAGTGTCGCTTACCTTGATGGCGGTGCTGCTGGTTGCCCTGTTCGGTTGGGTCTGGCAGGAGCGGGTGGCGTTGCGCGCGTTTCCCGGCGTCATCAGCGCCTATACCGCCAAGGAATATTGTTCGTGCCGCTATGTAATGCAGCAACCGGCCGAATATTGCCGGGGTTATGTGAAGCAGTCGGTGCCCACCAACGATTTTCTCGACACACCTGAAGCCAAGCGCATCACCGTCAGCGGCTTGGGGCGCAGCCACAGTGCGCGGTGGATTGGGGAGCGACAGGGGTGTCGGTTGGAGTAA
- a CDS encoding alkene reductase, producing MATIFDPIKLGDIELKNRIIMAPLTRCRAEAGRVPNALMAEYYVQRASAGLILSEATSVTPMGVGYPDTPGIWSNDQVRGWANVTKAIHGAGGKIFLQLWHVGRISHPSYLDGELPVAPSAIQPKGHVSLVRPLADYPTPRALETAEIADIVDAYRVGAENAKAAGFDGVEIHGANGYLLDQFLQSSTNQRTDNYGGSLENRARLLLEVTDAAIEVWGAGRVGVHLAPRADSHDMGDENRLETFSYVARELGKRGIAFICSREKEGEDSIGPQLKQAFGGPYIANERFTKDSANAWLAEGKADAVAFGVPFIANPDLPARLKADAPLNEPHPETFYGKGPVGYIDYPLM from the coding sequence ATGGCGACAATTTTCGACCCTATCAAACTCGGCGACATCGAGCTGAAGAACCGCATCATCATGGCCCCGCTCACTCGCTGCCGTGCCGAAGCCGGCCGTGTGCCCAACGCGTTGATGGCCGAGTACTACGTGCAACGCGCCTCCGCCGGCCTGATCCTCAGTGAAGCCACGTCGGTGACGCCGATGGGCGTGGGCTACCCTGATACGCCGGGCATCTGGTCCAACGATCAGGTCCGCGGTTGGGCCAACGTGACCAAGGCCATCCACGGTGCTGGGGGCAAGATCTTCCTGCAGCTCTGGCACGTGGGCCGAATCTCCCACCCGTCCTACCTGGACGGCGAGCTTCCAGTGGCACCGAGCGCCATCCAACCCAAGGGCCACGTGAGCCTGGTGCGTCCGCTGGCCGACTATCCGACCCCACGTGCACTGGAAACCGCTGAAATCGCCGACATCGTCGATGCCTACCGCGTCGGCGCGGAAAACGCCAAGGCCGCCGGTTTCGATGGCGTGGAAATCCATGGCGCCAACGGTTACCTGCTCGACCAGTTCCTGCAAAGCAGCACCAACCAGCGCACCGACAACTACGGCGGCTCCCTGGAAAACCGTGCCCGCCTGCTGCTGGAAGTGACCGACGCCGCCATCGAAGTCTGGGGCGCCGGCCGCGTGGGCGTGCACTTGGCACCGCGCGCCGACTCCCACGACATGGGCGACGAGAACCGCTTGGAAACCTTCAGCTACGTTGCCCGCGAGCTGGGCAAGCGTGGCATCGCGTTTATCTGCTCCCGCGAGAAAGAAGGCGAAGACAGCATCGGCCCGCAACTCAAGCAAGCCTTCGGCGGCCCTTACATTGCCAACGAACGCTTCACCAAGGACAGTGCCAATGCCTGGCTGGCAGAAGGCAAGGCTGACGCCGTGGCGTTTGGCGTGCCGTTCATTGCCAACCCGGACCTGCCGGCACGCTTGAAAGCCGACGCGCCATTGAACGAGCCGCATCCGGAAACATTCTATGGGAAAGGTCCGGTGGGTTATATCGATTATCCATTGATGTAA
- a CDS encoding phospholipase D-like domain-containing protein: MSGPVFPWREGNRFELLIDGPQFFPRMLVEIARAQEQVELELYLVEAGACAEAMVQALVQAAERGVRVRCLFDDYGSLAFTLGLRNRLVQAGVELRFYNRLSWRRWVRNLYRDHRKLLLVDQRLAVVGGTGVTDEFWNPLDDHSDWHEVMVEIVGPLVLDWQLLFDRQWLANRHRRAWKPASNFGLPRLPRVPPVGEGMGRVAYADARQHRDILQSLSRALNSGQKRIWMATPYFLPTWNVRRSLRKAAARGIDVRLLLTGPRTDHPSVRYAGHRYYPRLLKAGVKIYEYQPCFLHLKMVLVDDWVSIGSCNFDHWNLRFNLEANLEALDSGLSKAVAASFERDFEQSLQVSLDAWQRRPLWKRFKQRVWGLVDRVVVNLLDRRG, from the coding sequence ATGAGCGGCCCGGTATTCCCTTGGCGCGAAGGCAATCGCTTCGAGCTGTTGATCGACGGTCCGCAGTTTTTCCCGCGCATGCTGGTGGAGATTGCCCGCGCCCAGGAACAGGTCGAACTGGAGTTGTACCTGGTGGAGGCGGGCGCTTGCGCCGAGGCGATGGTCCAGGCCCTCGTCCAGGCCGCCGAACGTGGCGTTCGCGTGCGCTGCCTGTTCGACGACTACGGCAGCCTGGCGTTTACCCTGGGCCTGCGCAATCGCCTGGTCCAGGCGGGTGTGGAACTGCGTTTCTACAATCGCCTGAGTTGGCGCCGTTGGGTGCGCAATCTCTACCGCGATCACCGCAAGCTCCTGCTGGTCGACCAACGCTTGGCGGTGGTCGGTGGCACCGGGGTTACCGATGAGTTCTGGAACCCCTTGGATGACCACAGTGACTGGCATGAAGTGATGGTGGAAATCGTCGGTCCGCTGGTGCTCGATTGGCAGTTGCTGTTCGACCGCCAATGGCTCGCCAACCGCCATCGACGGGCCTGGAAACCGGCGTCCAATTTTGGCCTGCCGCGCCTGCCTCGGGTTCCGCCGGTCGGCGAAGGCATGGGCCGGGTGGCGTATGCCGACGCCCGCCAGCACCGCGACATCCTGCAGTCACTGTCCCGGGCATTGAACAGCGGCCAGAAACGCATCTGGATGGCTACGCCGTATTTCCTGCCGACCTGGAACGTGCGCCGCTCGCTGCGCAAGGCCGCCGCGCGGGGCATCGATGTGCGCCTGCTGCTGACCGGCCCGCGCACCGATCATCCGTCCGTGCGTTACGCCGGCCATCGCTATTACCCGCGCCTGCTCAAGGCCGGGGTGAAAATCTACGAATACCAACCCTGTTTCCTGCACTTGAAAATGGTGCTGGTGGACGATTGGGTCAGCATCGGCTCGTGCAATTTCGACCACTGGAACCTGCGCTTCAACCTCGAAGCCAATCTGGAGGCGCTGGACTCCGGGTTGAGCAAGGCCGTGGCGGCCAGTTTTGAACGGGACTTCGAGCAGAGCCTGCAAGTGAGCCTCGACGCCTGGCAGCGCCGGCCATTGTGGAAGCGGTTCAAGCAAAGGGTGTGGGGATTGGTGGATCGGGTGGTGGTGAACTTGCTGGATCGGCGGGGCTAA
- a CDS encoding ACP phosphodiesterase yields MNYLAHLHLGGTGREQLLGSLYGDFVKGPLQGQFDPRIEAAIALHRRIDMYTDRHPLVDIALSRFSTVRRRYAGIVLDVFFDHCLARDWTLYGEGPLMDFTSRVYQVLAAEPQLPGRLAHIAPFMAADDWLGSYQEFEVIGQVLRGISRRLSRPEELAGAKTELVKLYEPLSEDFRLFYPQLQDFVRNQTTP; encoded by the coding sequence ATGAACTACCTCGCGCACCTGCACCTCGGCGGCACTGGCCGGGAACAACTGCTCGGCAGCCTCTATGGCGATTTCGTCAAAGGGCCGCTGCAAGGGCAATTCGACCCGCGGATCGAAGCGGCGATCGCTCTGCATCGACGCATCGACATGTACACCGATCGCCATCCGTTGGTGGATATCGCTTTGTCGCGCTTTTCCACGGTGCGGCGGCGTTATGCCGGGATCGTACTGGATGTGTTCTTCGACCATTGCCTGGCCCGGGATTGGACGCTGTACGGTGAGGGGCCGCTGATGGACTTCACCTCCCGCGTCTACCAGGTTCTCGCCGCCGAACCGCAGTTGCCGGGGCGCCTGGCGCACATCGCACCGTTCATGGCGGCAGATGACTGGCTGGGGTCCTATCAGGAATTCGAGGTGATCGGGCAGGTGCTGCGCGGCATTTCCCGGCGCTTGTCACGGCCGGAGGAGCTGGCGGGGGCGAAGACGGAACTGGTCAAGCTCTATGAGCCGTTGAGCGAGGACTTTCGGTTGTTCTATCCGCAGTTGCAGGATTTTGTGCGAAACCAAACCACACCATAA